The genomic stretch CGACCTACAAGGACGGCTTTGACATGCCCGGCGGCATGGTGCACGCCGGCGAAACGCAGATCGAGGGCCTGGAGAGGGAACTGGCCGAGGAGCTCGACCTGACCGGCGTACCGATCGGGCAGTTGCTTGTCGTGGACCAGGTCCCGGCCGCGCGGTACGGGCGGGCGATGGTGGTCACGGTGTTCCACGTGGGTCCGCTCACCGACGAGCAGTGCACGTCCCTGCGGTTCGCGGACGGGGAGATCGGCGCGGCCGAGTTCCTCCCCGTCGACGAGGCGCTCGGGCGGCTGCCGCACCGCCTCGCCCGCCGCATCAAGGCGGCCCACGTCGCGCTGCTCACCGGTGTGCCGGCCGTTCTGGTCGACGGCGAGCCTCACGCTCCCGCTGGCCCGGCCGTATCGGAGGCGCGATGAAGCGGCTGTGGAAACGGGTGTGGAAGACGGAGCCGGCCGTCTCCGAATCCGAGGTCGCCCTCTTCGGCGGGCCGCTGCGCTACGACCTCGGCTGGGTGCGCCACGAGTACGCGCGGCTGGACACCAAATTCGGGCAGGCCGCCCGCATGGTGCCGACCCTGGTCGGCAGCACCCTGCGCCTGGCTTGGCGGGCGGACCGCCGTGCCCTGCTGACCATCGGGATCGCCGAGGTGGGCCAGGGCCTCACCCAGGCCGCCGGGCTGCTGGTGACCAACCAGGTGATCCAAGCCCTGCTCAAGGACGGGGACAACCTCGCGCGGCTCCACGCCGCGCTCCCGGCCCTGATCGCCGGCTGCGTCATCGCCGTCGTCGGCACCATCCTGGCCTGCCTGTCGACGGCCTGCACCGGGCGGCTGGAGCCAAAGGTCGAGCGGCTGGCCACCGAACAGTTCCTGGAAGGCGCCACCCGCGCGGAACTGGAGGCCATCGAAGACGGCGAGTTCCGATCACTGCTGGACTCGGCGTACTTCGGCGCTCAGTCTTCCCGCGCCATGATCGGCATCTGCGTGGCTGTGGTGAACGGCGTGTTCTCCCTCGTCGCCGCGGCCGGGGTGGTCACCGTCCTCAGTCCCGTTCTGCTGCCGCTGCTGTTGCTCATCGCGCTGCCGCGCGGCTGGGGCGCCATGCACGTGGGTCGGCGCCGCTACGCCTCACGGATGCAGTGGATCGAACACGAGCGGGCCAAGCGTCTAGTCAACAACCTGATCACGACCCGGGATTCGGCCACCGAGGTCCGCGTCCACCAGGTCGGCCGCTTCCTACTCGATCACTTCCGCACGATGGGCCAGACCGCCGAGGCCGAACAGACCCGCCTGGCCGACGGCCGCGCGGTCACCGAACTGATCGCCGCGGCCATGGCTGGCCTCGCGACGGCGGCAACCTTCGCAGGACTGGGCGCGCTATGGCTGACCGGCCACATGAGCGCCGCCACCGTGGCCACCGCCGCGCTCGCCATCCGAACCGGCTCAGCCAGCCTCGGCGCCCTTGTCGACAACGTCCTGCGGCTGCACGAGGAGTCCCTCTACGTCCGCGACCTTGACCGTTTCCGTGATGAGGCCGAGCGCCGGGCCATCCCCACCGGAGGTGAGCCGGTCAGCACCTTTCCCGACCAAATCACCTTCGAGAACGTGTCGTTCACCTACCCAGACCGCGACACTCCCGCACTGCGCGACGTCTCCCTGACCTTTCCGCGCGGCGCCGTCATCGCCCTGGTCGGGGCCAACGGCAGCGGCAAGACCACCGCGGTGAAGCTCCTTGCCGGCCTGCACCGGCCCACGGCAGGCCGCGTCCTGTGGGGGCCAACCGATTTGGTCGAGGCCGACCGGGCGGACATCTTCCAGCATGTGGCCGTCCTCGACCAGGGCTTCCAGCGCTGGCCCTTCACCCTGCGGACCAACATCCAGATCGGTCAGCCGGAGCGCAACGCGGATGACGACATCACTCGCGCGGCTGCCTACTCGGGCGCCGACAAGCTCGCCACCACCCTGCCCCGCGGCCTTTCCACCTTGCTGGCCCGGCAGTTCCGCGGCGGCCAGGAACTGTCCGGCGGGCAGTGGCAGACGGTCGGGCAAGCCAGGCTGCGTCACCGGCAGGCGAGCCTCGTCATCGCTGACGAACCCACCTCCGCCCTCGACCCCGAGGCCGAGATCGAGTCCTTCGAACGCATCCGCCGCCTGGCCGACGAAGGCAAGACCGTCGTCCTGGTCAGCCACCGCATGGCCGGCATCCAGCACGCCGACATCATCTACGTCCTGGACCAAGGGCACCTCGTGGAGAGCGGCACCCACCAGGAGCTCATGGCGCTGCCCGATTCCCAGTACCGGCGCATGTACCTGATGCAGGCCCAGCAGTACGGCACCGTCGCCCCAGTGGTCCTGCCGTCTCCCTCGGCCAACGGTGATTCAACACATGCCACCAGCGCCCCCGACTGACGCCGACCGCCCTACCGGCACGGCGTGCCCGGTTGCACGGTGGCCCAGCAAGTGGGCCACCGACCCGCTGTGGAGCACGCTGCGCGACGTGCTGGGCTGCCTCGGCGTGATCGCGGTCGGCCTCGCCATCACCACCATCGTCACCCTCGTCACCACTCAATTCCCCGACCCCAGGATCCGTCCGTGACCTACATCCCGCCCCGGCTCGTCATCGGCACCCGCGACTCCGACCTGGCCATGGTCCAAGCAGCACACGTTGCCGACCTGCTCAAACGCGCCTTTCCCCAGGTCACCGTGGACCTGGCCCCGATGAAAGCCGCCGGTGATCTCCATCAGGGTCCTCTGTCGCAGATCGGAGGCAAGGCCGTCTGGGTACGCGAGCTGGACCGGGCGCTTGCCACCGCACGCGTCGATGTCACCGTCTCGTGTGCCAAGGACCTCCCCGGCCCCCACGAGCGCGGCACCGACACCACGATCGGCGCCGTCCTGCCCCGCGAAGACGCCCGGGACGCCCTCGTCCTCCCGGCAGGGCGACCCCCGACCACCCTCGACGACCTCCCACCTGTAAGCGTCATCGGCACCAGCGCCCCGCGCCGCATCGCCCAGCTCCGCGCCAGTTACCCGCGCCTCACCATCCAGCCGGTGCGCGGCAACCTGCTCCCCCGCCTCGCCCGCCTCGACGCCGGCGAAGGGGACAAGCCGCTGGACGCTCTCGTGGTCTCCTATGCCGGCCTGTGCCGGGTGTCCAAGGCCGACCGCGCTACTCAACTGATTCCGACATCGGTACTGGCCCCAGCCACCGGAGCCGGGACGCTCGTCGTCGAGCACCGAAGCGGTGACAGCGTCGCCGCGCACCTCCTCACCGCCCTCAACGACCCCGCCACCGCCCGGCTGCTGGCCGTCGAGCGCGGCATCCTCGCCCAGCTCAAGGGCAACTGCCAGACCGCCTGCTCGGTCAACGCCCACTACGTCGACAAGCCGGACCGGATCAGAGTCGACGCCGCGGTCTTCCATCCCTCCGGTGACGACGCCATTCAGGTCGCCGCCACCGGACCCGCCGACGACCTCGGCGGTCTCGTCGAGAACATCACCCAGCTGTTGCACGGCCAAGAAGTCGAACGGCTACTGCCGCGCTGACCCGGACCGCCTGCCCAGCGCTCGGGCCTGACCAACTGAAGCAGAGTGCAAGCACACCGCAGGCACTGAGCGAAACAGCCGTACGGATGAGGAGAGTTCACGGACGTGCCACACCGATCCGAACCGAACGCCCCCGGCAACCTATGGAGAGACCCCGACTTCCGGCACTACGCCCTCGCCCAGGGCATCAGCGTCACCGGAGGCGGCGTGACCACCATCGCGCTCTCCGTCCTGGCCGTCGTCGAACTGCACGCGTCCACCTTCAACGTCGCACTGATCGCCTTCGCCTCCAAACTGCCAGCCCTCCTGCTGTCCCTGCACGCCGGCGTCCTCGCCGACCGCCGCCGCAAACGCCCGGTGATCATTACCTGCGACCTGCTCTGTGCAGCCGTCCTCCTCACACTCCCCGCGGCACAACTCCTGGCCCGCATCACGCTGATCCAGCTGTACGCGGTCGCCTTCACGGTGGCCGCCCTGCAGGTCATCGGCAGCAACGCCTCCATCAGCTACCTGCCCTCCCTCCTCGGCCCGGACCGGATCAAGGACGGCAACTCCAAGATGGGCGCCGGGAACTCCCTGGCCGACCTGATCGGCAACAACTCCGGCGGCGCCCTCGTCACCGCGCTCGGCGCGGCCCGCGCCGTCACCGTCGATGCCGCCTCATACCTCGCCAGCTCACTGCTCCTCTGGCGCATCAAACACCGCGAGGACCCGCCACCCGCACGCACGGCGGACACGAGCCACTGGACGGAAATCCGCGAGGGCCTCACCTACACCCTGTGCACACCCGTGGTGCGCTCGATCGTGCTGGCCAACACGGCCACCTCCTTCGTCCTGGCCGCCAGCAGCGCCCTGTGGTCGCTGTACCTGCTTGTTCCCGCTTAGCGACGGTGTTGCTTACTGCCGGAAGGGCCGCCTGACCTGCTCATTTGTTTGTTGCACTCAGCTAGGTTGCATTGGTACTCATCGGCCATGCACCAATCGACTTATTCGTCAGCGGGCTGGGAGTCCTGGGGGCTTGCGTTCAGGCCGGCGATTCCGGAGGGGATGCCGTTACTGTTCGACGACGACCTCCTGTTCGAGGACAGCAACGGCATCCGTCCCACAACCGTGATCAACTGCTGGGCCTGCGAGCTGCCGGCGAATGGATGCCCATCTCCGAATTCGTGGCCCTACTACGTGCGTACGGTGCGTGAGTGGCTGGAGTTCATATCCGAGCACGGGGTCGCCCTGTTCGACACGCGGCGTCGTCTGAAGGCGGCGTTGGGCGCGTACTCCGTCTATCGAGCCCAGGGGCCCATCAAGCATCGTTTCGAGGCGTCCACGTGGAATCAGAACATGGGGATTCTGGCCGGGTTCTACAAGTGGGCGAGGGATGAGGGGTACGCCGACTCCGAGCCGTTCACGTACCGGCAGGCGATCTGGGCTTTCAAGGGGCAAGTCCGTCGCGGGCGGGTCAACCAGTCACGGCGGCGCCAAGCCAAGCCTCATGTGACGATCAAGTATCTCGACGACGACTTCACGGACATGTTCCTGAAGGGGTTGGCGGGCCTGAGCCCCGACGGGGAGCGGGATCTGCGGTACCGAGGGCGGGAGTTGGCCCGGAACTCGGCGGTCGGCCGAATGATCGTCTCCAGCGGGCTACGAAGCCAGGAGTACACGTACCTGCTGGTCTGCGAGGTGCCCGTGCTTCCTTCGCGGCGGACTGCGGTGCCGCTGTCGTTTCCGATCCCGTCCGGGGTCACCAAGGGAAGCAAGTACCGCGAGTCGTGGATCGATTACGACTCGCTGGCTGAGCTGCACTCCTACATCGCTCTCGATCGAGCTGCAGCGACGTTCGGATCGTTGTGGCGTCCGCCGGCCCGCTGGGGAGAGCCTCTGTTCGTGACGGACGCCGACCAGCGGGGCGGACGCGTCAACGGGGTCCGCGTCCAGTGGAGCTCACTCGGCCCTGACGAGCGGCGGCGTCTGGTCGCCCCGGAGGGGGGTTCGATGCTGCTGTCGGTGTGGGGCCAGGGACGTCCGTTCACCGGATGGGCCACGGTCTTCGCCAGGACCTCCGATCGCATCCGCGAGCGTTACGAGCCGCGTTTCCCGCACGTCAATCCGCACCGGCTGCGTCACACCATGGCCATGGCGACCATGGCGCGGCTGATGCGTGGCTGGTATGAGCAGGCTGCTCGACAGGTCCGCGACACCGACGACGATGCCGCCCTGGCGCACTACCTGCGGACCCAAGAACCGCTGCTGATTCTGCGCGATCTGCTCGGACATACCAGTTCATTGACCACGGAAGCGTACCTCCATCGCCTGGACGTGCTCCGTCTGTTCAACTCCCTGTACCAGCGGGTCGGCAAGGAGTACGGCCTGCTGGACGAGGAGGCCGAGGTCGAGACTGAGTTCGACGACGAACCGGCGGTGGTCTGATGCCGGCCACCGTCACCCTTGACCCGCTGGGCGTGCACTGCATCTTCAGCGACGGGTCGGAGTACCGCCGCCCCCTGCGCGTGCGACGGCCAGTGGAACTCCCGCGGCTGGCACGCACCCTGCTGGAAGGCGCCACGGACCTTGTCCATCCGCACGGACAGGTCGACAGCGCCGGAGGCGTCGATCTCTACCTCACGGCCATCCGCGGCTTCACCGACTGGCTGGTCGAGTTCGGGTTCTCCGGCGGGGCCTCCGACCTGACGCGCGCGCTCCTCGCCCGGTACTGGCGGCAAGGGGTGCGATCCTCCCAAGAAAGTGCGCTGCGGGCGATGTTGCGTTGCGCGGATGACCAGGATCAGATTCTGGCGCCGGATGTGCGCGCGTTCGTCGATGGCCGACTGTTCAACACGGGCGAGCGGTACGGCTCGCACCAGCCGTACAGCGAGGCCGAATGGGCCCGGCTCATCCGTACCTGCCGGGACGAGGTCGATCGTGCCTTCCGCGCGTTCTGCGCGGCCCGTGAGCACGCTTCGTCAGCTGACGGGCCAGGGGCGGCGCTCCGTGAGCGCACTGCCCATCACTGGCTGGTGCTTCACCACGGGCCCGACCCGCTCGTCAACGAGATGGCAGAGCGCGGCTCGTTCCCCTTCCGGCAGAGATACGGAGTCGGTCTTCGCGCAGTGCTGGATCCGCTGATCCCGACCCTGGATGTGATCATCGCCTACCAACTGCTGTTCGGCGCCTACACCGGGGTCGTGCCGGACGGGATCGCGGACCTGGGACTCGACGACATCGAGTGGGCGGGTGACGCGAAGATCCTCCTCAGCTACGTCAAGGGCCGCACGGCGGCAGAGAGCCTTGCTCTGTCACGTCAGGCCACTCGCCTGCTGGAACAGTGGCTTGATCACTCTGCGGTGGCCCGCCGCTTCGCGCCCGAGGAACTACGCCCAGAGCTCTGGGTGCGTTTCACGCCAGGTGGCACACGGGCGGGAGAGCGATGGCTGGCTAAGCCGGGCACCCGCCTGTCCATATGCGCCTGGGTGGAGCGGCGCCAAGCTGTCGACGAGGACGGGCGTCCCACTCAGATGACTGGTGACGACGGTCTCCCCCTGGCCCTTCACCGGCACCGCATCCGCACGACCCACGACGCGCTGCAAGACCGGTCACACTGGCGCGGCAGCCGCCGGTCCACGCTAGACCCGAACCGGTCTCCCGGCATCGAGGGGGACCACTACCTGACGAACACGACGCCGGCTCAGCGCGAGGCGGTGGAAGACATCATCGCTCAGGCGCAGGAGGACCTCGTTCGCCGGGCGCTGCCGCCATTGGTGCTGGCCACCGCTGAAATGGCCGACCTGGTGGAGAACTATCCCGAGCACATGAAGCGGCTCGGCCTGGATGACAACGCTTTGGCGCAGCTCCTGTCCGGGGAACGCGACGTATTCACCGCAGCGTGTGGAGATCAGCTGTCGGGGCTCCACGGGCCGAAGGGCAAGCTCTGTCCGGCACGTCCGTGGGTGTGTCTGCTGTGCCCGCTGGCCTTGTTCGCCCCCCGCCATCTGCCGAACCTGCTGCGGCTACGGGCGT from Streptomyces davaonensis JCM 4913 encodes the following:
- a CDS encoding NUDIX domain-containing protein — encoded protein: MTSNPDTTEQPVGRPDRVVTAEQRAYWAQVEAPMASCTALITDADGRILVVDPTYKDGFDMPGGMVHAGETQIEGLERELAEELDLTGVPIGQLLVVDQVPAARYGRAMVVTVFHVGPLTDEQCTSLRFADGEIGAAEFLPVDEALGRLPHRLARRIKAAHVALLTGVPAVLVDGEPHAPAGPAVSEAR
- a CDS encoding ATP-binding cassette domain-containing protein, giving the protein MKRLWKRVWKTEPAVSESEVALFGGPLRYDLGWVRHEYARLDTKFGQAARMVPTLVGSTLRLAWRADRRALLTIGIAEVGQGLTQAAGLLVTNQVIQALLKDGDNLARLHAALPALIAGCVIAVVGTILACLSTACTGRLEPKVERLATEQFLEGATRAELEAIEDGEFRSLLDSAYFGAQSSRAMIGICVAVVNGVFSLVAAAGVVTVLSPVLLPLLLLIALPRGWGAMHVGRRRYASRMQWIEHERAKRLVNNLITTRDSATEVRVHQVGRFLLDHFRTMGQTAEAEQTRLADGRAVTELIAAAMAGLATAATFAGLGALWLTGHMSAATVATAALAIRTGSASLGALVDNVLRLHEESLYVRDLDRFRDEAERRAIPTGGEPVSTFPDQITFENVSFTYPDRDTPALRDVSLTFPRGAVIALVGANGSGKTTAVKLLAGLHRPTAGRVLWGPTDLVEADRADIFQHVAVLDQGFQRWPFTLRTNIQIGQPERNADDDITRAAAYSGADKLATTLPRGLSTLLARQFRGGQELSGGQWQTVGQARLRHRQASLVIADEPTSALDPEAEIESFERIRRLADEGKTVVLVSHRMAGIQHADIIYVLDQGHLVESGTHQELMALPDSQYRRMYLMQAQQYGTVAPVVLPSPSANGDSTHATSAPD
- the hemC gene encoding hydroxymethylbilane synthase is translated as MTYIPPRLVIGTRDSDLAMVQAAHVADLLKRAFPQVTVDLAPMKAAGDLHQGPLSQIGGKAVWVRELDRALATARVDVTVSCAKDLPGPHERGTDTTIGAVLPREDARDALVLPAGRPPTTLDDLPPVSVIGTSAPRRIAQLRASYPRLTIQPVRGNLLPRLARLDAGEGDKPLDALVVSYAGLCRVSKADRATQLIPTSVLAPATGAGTLVVEHRSGDSVAAHLLTALNDPATARLLAVERGILAQLKGNCQTACSVNAHYVDKPDRIRVDAAVFHPSGDDAIQVAATGPADDLGGLVENITQLLHGQEVERLLPR
- a CDS encoding MFS transporter produces the protein MPHRSEPNAPGNLWRDPDFRHYALAQGISVTGGGVTTIALSVLAVVELHASTFNVALIAFASKLPALLLSLHAGVLADRRRKRPVIITCDLLCAAVLLTLPAAQLLARITLIQLYAVAFTVAALQVIGSNASISYLPSLLGPDRIKDGNSKMGAGNSLADLIGNNSGGALVTALGAARAVTVDAASYLASSLLLWRIKHREDPPPARTADTSHWTEIREGLTYTLCTPVVRSIVLANTATSFVLAASSALWSLYLLVPA
- a CDS encoding site-specific integrase, with the protein product MPLLFDDDLLFEDSNGIRPTTVINCWACELPANGCPSPNSWPYYVRTVREWLEFISEHGVALFDTRRRLKAALGAYSVYRAQGPIKHRFEASTWNQNMGILAGFYKWARDEGYADSEPFTYRQAIWAFKGQVRRGRVNQSRRRQAKPHVTIKYLDDDFTDMFLKGLAGLSPDGERDLRYRGRELARNSAVGRMIVSSGLRSQEYTYLLVCEVPVLPSRRTAVPLSFPIPSGVTKGSKYRESWIDYDSLAELHSYIALDRAAATFGSLWRPPARWGEPLFVTDADQRGGRVNGVRVQWSSLGPDERRRLVAPEGGSMLLSVWGQGRPFTGWATVFARTSDRIRERYEPRFPHVNPHRLRHTMAMATMARLMRGWYEQAARQVRDTDDDAALAHYLRTQEPLLILRDLLGHTSSLTTEAYLHRLDVLRLFNSLYQRVGKEYGLLDEEAEVETEFDDEPAVV